The following are encoded in a window of Haladaptatus sp. R4 genomic DNA:
- a CDS encoding class II aldolase/adducin family protein, which yields MDETEDPYHDERDAIREYGIELIERGLTEGTGGNLSMRIDDEHIAISPSGVPYSEIDVWDVPVVDLDGNVLTGDREPSTELPMHLAVYERRDDVGGVVHTHSPYATSFAALGEPIPASHYLVAFAGTHVPVAEYRTHATPELGEAATESLGDEFNATLLKNHGVLTADDSLASAFDVAEMVEYCARIHHLASTVGTPDILPDEEIRRIQGKLESYGTSE from the coding sequence ATGGACGAAACGGAAGACCCATATCACGACGAACGGGACGCGATACGCGAGTACGGCATCGAACTCATCGAACGCGGACTGACCGAGGGAACCGGCGGAAACCTGAGCATGCGAATCGACGACGAACACATCGCCATTAGCCCGTCCGGCGTCCCCTACAGCGAAATCGACGTGTGGGACGTTCCGGTCGTGGACCTCGACGGCAACGTCCTCACGGGCGACCGGGAGCCATCGACGGAACTGCCGATGCACTTGGCGGTGTACGAGCGGCGCGACGACGTCGGCGGCGTCGTTCATACCCACTCGCCGTACGCGACGTCCTTCGCGGCGCTCGGCGAACCGATTCCGGCGTCGCACTACCTCGTGGCGTTCGCGGGAACGCATGTCCCGGTCGCGGAGTATCGGACCCACGCCACCCCCGAACTCGGTGAAGCGGCAACGGAATCACTCGGTGACGAGTTCAACGCGACGCTGTTGAAAAACCACGGCGTGTTGACGGCCGACGACTCGCTCGCCAGCGCGTTCGACGTGGCCGAGATGGTCGAGTACTGCGCCCGGATCCATCACCTCGCGTCCACCGTCGGGACGCCCGATATCCTCCCCGACGAGGAGATTCGGCGGATACAGGGCAAACTGGAGAGCTACGGCACGAGCGAATAA
- a CDS encoding carbohydrate ABC transporter permease → MAVSNRAKNVGRHVVLLVWAFVCLAPLCWIGFMSLKPPGHALDLPPKWVFLPTVYNYMQLANDPSFVHALTNSLISVTASVIIVLVIGVPGAYVLSRYDVPKKPDVLIWILSSRMLPPIAVVIPFFVIFRTFHLYDTLVGLVFMYVTINIALVVWVMKAFFDGIPESLEEAALVDGATRSQAFRKVVLPSALPGIISVAIISFIFAWIELLFSLILTNNHAQTLSLAVYGFIGSRNIEWSMLAAASMTMIIPVLVLLVAANRYLASGLSFGAVLKE, encoded by the coding sequence ATGGCGGTCTCGAATAGGGCGAAGAACGTGGGGCGACACGTCGTCCTGCTCGTGTGGGCGTTCGTCTGTCTCGCCCCACTCTGCTGGATCGGGTTCATGTCCCTCAAACCGCCGGGACACGCGCTGGACCTCCCGCCGAAGTGGGTGTTCCTGCCGACGGTGTACAACTACATGCAGTTGGCGAACGACCCGTCGTTCGTCCACGCGCTCACCAACAGCCTCATCAGCGTCACCGCCTCGGTGATCATCGTGCTGGTGATCGGCGTTCCGGGCGCGTACGTCCTCTCGCGCTACGACGTGCCGAAGAAGCCGGACGTGCTCATCTGGATACTGTCGTCCCGGATGTTGCCACCCATCGCCGTGGTGATCCCGTTCTTCGTCATCTTCCGGACGTTCCACCTCTACGACACGCTGGTCGGATTGGTGTTCATGTACGTGACCATCAACATCGCGCTGGTGGTCTGGGTGATGAAGGCCTTCTTCGACGGCATTCCGGAATCGCTCGAAGAGGCGGCGCTCGTGGACGGCGCGACGCGATCACAGGCGTTCCGGAAGGTCGTGTTGCCCTCGGCGCTCCCGGGCATCATCTCCGTCGCCATCATCAGCTTCATCTTCGCGTGGATCGAGCTACTGTTCTCGCTCATCCTCACGAACAACCACGCACAGACGCTTTCGCTGGCGGTGTACGGCTTCATCGGCTCCCGAAACATCGAGTGGTCGATGCTGGCGGCCGCGTCGATGACGATGATCATCCCGGTGTTGGTGCTTCTCGTCGCCGCGAATCGCTACCTCGCGTCGGGACTGAGCTTCGGAGCCGTGTTGAAGGAATAA
- a CDS encoding bacterio-opsin activator domain-containing protein: MGVVVEAEIPADEFALWETGTAVEGLAFEIERIVAHDPERVMPFIWVSGEDADGERVQGALEGDPSTANVRLVAELDGEWLYQMDWIDSIQTLVQILVEEEGTILAAFGRDGMWHVRALFPEYGSLSRTYDYCTNNDLTFDVKRIYRLDEGKGGRFGLTEQQQETLEAAFERGYFEIPQEVTMDDLARDLDISPAGALRAPASRSQEPDQKHGHGRSGCRRRGKIADGSFNRRAGVRRSRRCPCPWNRGHPSAMSDVVAHDGVEEEAKPDRQQHAFARLEEQAFGAVQEVFATDY, encoded by the coding sequence ATGGGTGTCGTCGTAGAGGCGGAAATTCCGGCGGACGAATTCGCGCTCTGGGAAACGGGGACGGCGGTAGAGGGGTTGGCGTTCGAAATCGAGCGAATCGTCGCTCACGACCCCGAGCGAGTCATGCCGTTCATCTGGGTGAGTGGAGAAGATGCCGACGGCGAGCGGGTACAGGGGGCGCTGGAGGGCGACCCGAGCACCGCGAACGTTCGGTTGGTCGCCGAACTCGACGGCGAATGGCTGTACCAGATGGACTGGATAGATTCCATCCAGACGCTCGTGCAAATTCTGGTCGAAGAGGAGGGAACCATTTTGGCGGCGTTCGGACGGGACGGAATGTGGCACGTCCGGGCGCTGTTTCCGGAGTACGGTTCGCTGTCGAGAACGTACGATTACTGTACGAACAACGACCTGACGTTCGACGTCAAGCGCATTTACCGGTTGGACGAGGGGAAAGGCGGCCGGTTCGGCCTCACGGAGCAACAACAGGAGACGCTCGAAGCCGCGTTCGAGCGCGGCTACTTCGAGATTCCACAGGAGGTCACGATGGACGATCTCGCGCGGGACCTCGACATCTCCCCAGCAGGCGCTCTCCGAGCGCCTGCATCGCGGTCACAAGAACCTGATCAAAAACACGGTCATGGTCGGTCGGGGTGCCGAAGGAGAGGGAAAATAGCCGACGGGTCGTTCAATCGTCGTGCCGGTGTTCGTCGAAGCCGTAGATGTCCGTGTCCATGGAATCGTGGCCATCCGTCGGCGATGAGCGACGTCGTGGCGCATGATGGCGTAGAAGAGGAGGCCAAGCCCGATCGACAGCAGCACGCCTTCGCTCGACTGGAGGAGCAGGCGTTCGGTGCCGTTCAGGAAGTATTCGCCACGGATTATTAG
- a CDS encoding IclR family transcriptional regulator, with amino-acid sequence MNDTTESPIQALDTGIELLETLGELNGAGVSAIADEVGRPKSTVHRHLKTLENRGYVLKDGTEYYVGLKTLRLGANALNRHLVYPVTKSVVNSLVEETGESAAVAVEESGQAVYLYYNRTDHAVKTDARLGIRLYLHCTGTGKAILAHMSDEQIDRIIDQHGLPRRTEHTITDRDELDAELERVRREGVAFDDEERLDGMRGVATPILNQETGDLLGALTVAGPTHRVHGDWFREDIPELLQRATKMVEVNLTYR; translated from the coding sequence ATGAATGACACGACGGAAAGCCCGATTCAGGCGCTCGATACCGGTATCGAACTCCTCGAAACGCTTGGCGAACTGAACGGCGCGGGCGTTTCGGCCATCGCGGACGAAGTGGGGCGACCGAAGAGCACGGTTCATCGCCACCTCAAAACGCTCGAAAACAGAGGTTACGTGCTCAAGGATGGCACGGAGTACTACGTCGGCTTGAAGACGTTGCGCCTCGGCGCGAACGCGCTCAATCGACATCTCGTCTATCCGGTCACGAAATCGGTCGTCAACAGCCTCGTCGAGGAGACCGGTGAATCGGCCGCCGTCGCGGTCGAGGAATCCGGGCAAGCGGTGTACCTCTACTACAACCGGACGGACCACGCGGTGAAAACGGACGCACGGCTTGGAATTCGCCTGTATCTCCACTGTACCGGTACCGGGAAAGCGATACTGGCACATATGTCGGACGAACAAATCGATCGAATCATCGACCAGCACGGACTCCCACGGCGGACGGAACACACCATCACCGACCGGGACGAACTGGACGCGGAACTGGAGCGGGTGCGTCGGGAGGGCGTTGCGTTCGACGACGAGGAACGGTTGGACGGAATGCGCGGCGTCGCAACGCCGATACTGAACCAGGAAACGGGCGACCTCTTGGGCGCACTCACGGTCGCAGGACCGACCCATCGAGTCCACGGCGATTGGTTCCGGGAGGACATCCCCGAACTGCTCCAGCGCGCGACGAAGATGGTGGAAGTCAACCTCACGTACCGATAG
- a CDS encoding hydantoinase/oxoprolinase family protein gives MTRIRIGIDVGGTFTDAVAIDTDTLELIEQVKVPTTHDADAGVAAGIVEAASTVLESVNATPDDVVFIAHGTTQATNALLEGDVAKVGVIGMGRGLKGRRGRSETDVGNISLNDTQVIECDHGFVMLDDGIPTDEIRTILDGFEASGVEAVVVSEAFGVDDPTAEDAVCDIVVEDGLAAIGANVVSKRYGLKVRTRTAVVNGSILPRMIETSRSTVESIGGMGIDAPLMIMRSDGGVMEIGEMERRPIQTILSGPAAGVAGALMYENITDGIFIEVGGTSSDISVIERGQPKWKAAEIGGHTTFLERSTSGPRESPAGR, from the coding sequence ATGACACGGATACGCATCGGGATCGACGTCGGCGGAACGTTCACGGACGCGGTGGCTATCGACACCGACACCTTGGAACTCATCGAACAGGTGAAGGTACCGACGACCCACGACGCGGACGCCGGGGTAGCGGCGGGCATCGTCGAAGCGGCTTCGACCGTCCTCGAATCGGTGAACGCGACCCCCGACGACGTTGTGTTTATCGCACACGGGACGACGCAGGCGACGAACGCGCTGTTGGAAGGCGACGTCGCGAAAGTCGGCGTCATCGGAATGGGTCGCGGCCTCAAAGGTCGCCGCGGCCGGTCCGAAACCGACGTCGGCAACATCTCGTTGAACGACACGCAGGTCATCGAATGCGACCACGGGTTCGTCATGCTGGACGACGGAATTCCGACGGACGAAATCCGGACGATTCTCGATGGGTTCGAGGCGAGCGGTGTCGAAGCCGTCGTCGTGAGCGAAGCGTTCGGCGTGGACGACCCGACTGCCGAGGATGCGGTGTGTGACATCGTGGTCGAGGACGGACTCGCCGCTATCGGGGCGAACGTCGTCTCGAAGCGATACGGACTGAAAGTCCGAACCAGAACCGCGGTCGTCAACGGCAGTATCCTCCCGCGGATGATAGAGACCTCGCGTTCGACGGTCGAGAGCATCGGCGGCATGGGTATCGATGCGCCGCTGATGATAATGCGGTCGGACGGTGGCGTCATGGAAATCGGGGAGATGGAGCGCCGTCCCATCCAGACCATCCTCTCCGGCCCGGCCGCAGGTGTCGCGGGCGCGCTGATGTACGAGAACATCACCGACGGCATCTTCATCGAGGTCGGCGGAACGAGTAGCGACATCAGCGTCATCGAACGGGGACAACCGAAGTGGAAGGCCGCCGAAATCGGGGGGCACACGACGTTCCTCGAACGCTCGACATCCGGACCGAGGGAATCGCCGGCGGGTCGATGA
- a CDS encoding DUF5828 family protein, with protein sequence MEESVSGFKQEGGWVAVVEHGERITAALEAEGISGAEFEDWDEWRPKAEERFGEEVNEKTAEQASTSEGDGEKAGKTPLEDISTAGDSIGGTIQELEDGDLEDAAEEGQEAVEHATRAADTAARKGLRAVENTVYKHVMTKVSPCYFDNALVSANIDRIGSGRPQYRFEVNVNDDSLKRSVSDLLAEYEDIERWRIETEKNTRSVAISEGIESVTEE encoded by the coding sequence ATGGAAGAGAGCGTTTCGGGGTTCAAGCAGGAAGGTGGATGGGTCGCCGTGGTCGAGCACGGCGAGCGCATCACTGCCGCGCTGGAAGCGGAAGGGATTTCCGGGGCAGAGTTCGAGGACTGGGACGAGTGGCGTCCAAAGGCGGAGGAACGATTCGGGGAAGAGGTCAACGAGAAGACCGCGGAACAGGCCAGCACGAGCGAGGGGGACGGTGAAAAAGCCGGGAAAACTCCGCTGGAAGATATCAGTACCGCGGGGGATAGTATTGGGGGGACGATTCAAGAGCTCGAAGACGGTGATTTAGAGGACGCGGCCGAAGAGGGGCAAGAAGCGGTGGAACACGCGACCCGTGCGGCCGACACGGCGGCGCGGAAAGGCCTCCGTGCGGTCGAGAACACGGTGTACAAACACGTGATGACGAAAGTATCGCCGTGTTACTTCGACAACGCGCTCGTCAGCGCGAACATCGACCGAATCGGGTCCGGACGGCCGCAGTATCGGTTCGAGGTAAACGTCAACGACGATTCGCTGAAACGGAGCGTCAGCGACCTGCTGGCGGAGTACGAGGACATCGAGCGATGGCGAATCGAGACGGAGAAGAACACACGGAGCGTGGCGATATCGGAAGGTATCGAATCGGTAACCGAAGAGTAG
- a CDS encoding ABC transporter ATP-binding protein, with amino-acid sequence MAGISIDSVVKRFDSRQGEITAVDDVDIDIGDGEFVVLVGPSGSGKSTLLRMVSGLEQQTEGDIWIQDELVNGMSPRDRDIAMVFQNYALYPNMSVRENMSFGLKMSTDLSDEEIEERVERVARTMDIENLLDNNPSQMSGGQRQRVALGRAIVRDPNAFLMDEPLSNLDAKLRTVMRTEINRLQSELDVTTLYVTHDQTEAMTMGDRLVVLNEGELQQIGTPLECFYRPENLFVASFIGSPSMNFFEAEREGRTLLADGFDYELSEDIAASTEGHERVTIGVRPEDVEIRTEEEGVNGFRCTVDVVEPMGSIRYLYLKPVEQSHDGTFVVEIDGQRPVDEGEELYADIPAETVYLFDTETGNAIHHRTLTEEAESELSDRMADVGVTSE; translated from the coding sequence ATGGCAGGAATCAGTATCGACAGCGTCGTCAAACGGTTCGACAGTCGGCAGGGTGAGATCACTGCCGTCGATGATGTCGACATCGACATCGGGGATGGCGAGTTCGTCGTCCTCGTCGGACCGTCCGGGAGCGGGAAATCGACCCTGCTCCGGATGGTATCGGGACTCGAACAACAGACGGAAGGTGACATCTGGATTCAGGACGAACTCGTGAACGGGATGTCGCCACGCGATCGGGACATCGCGATGGTGTTCCAGAACTACGCGCTCTACCCGAACATGAGCGTCCGCGAGAACATGAGCTTCGGCCTCAAGATGTCCACCGACCTCTCGGACGAGGAAATCGAGGAGCGCGTCGAACGCGTTGCACGGACGATGGACATCGAGAACTTGCTGGACAACAACCCGTCCCAGATGTCCGGTGGGCAACGACAGCGCGTCGCGCTCGGCCGCGCCATCGTCCGCGACCCTAACGCGTTCCTGATGGACGAACCGCTGTCCAATTTGGACGCGAAACTCCGTACCGTCATGCGGACCGAAATCAACCGCCTCCAGTCCGAACTGGACGTGACGACGCTGTACGTCACCCACGACCAGACGGAAGCGATGACGATGGGCGACCGCCTCGTCGTCCTCAACGAAGGCGAGTTACAGCAGATCGGCACCCCACTCGAATGCTTCTACCGGCCGGAAAACCTCTTCGTCGCGAGTTTCATCGGGTCGCCGTCGATGAACTTCTTCGAAGCCGAACGCGAGGGGCGAACGCTCCTCGCGGACGGGTTCGACTACGAACTTTCCGAGGACATCGCGGCGTCCACCGAGGGACACGAGCGCGTGACCATCGGCGTCCGACCGGAAGACGTGGAGATCAGAACCGAGGAGGAGGGCGTGAACGGGTTCCGATGTACGGTCGACGTCGTGGAGCCGATGGGTAGTATCCGCTATCTGTACCTCAAACCGGTCGAACAGTCGCACGACGGCACGTTCGTCGTGGAGATCGACGGCCAGCGTCCGGTGGACGAAGGCGAGGAGTTGTACGCCGATATCCCCGCCGAGACGGTGTACCTCTTCGACACGGAAACCGGGAACGCGATTCATCACCGAACACTCACCGAGGAAGCGGAATCCGAACTCTCCGATCGGATGGCTGACGTCGGCGTCACATCGGAGTAA
- a CDS encoding citrate transporter — MELIGAIGILVVFAVFGILMMTELMPTFVALAAMALGIAAVGGLGLNGITNTVIVSGSTRLASAFVAVFFGAALGAMIEQTGIAEEIVKSAAELGGDNAIVVSILLYLAVAVIATSISGLGAFIMIATIVFPIMVSIGFQRKIAAGIVLLAYGNGVMFNPANWVFYADVTGIELQRVLSWAIPTGIAALIAGLAYIGFQTHRGNIQATWATSADDASVTSDEIEQQFESVVPTYALLAPILPVLLVIVGSPVLPAFVIGILYAAVASKPGLAGFKNLKGTLNQVTYAFHEGISDAAPAIALMVAIGWLLQAVFAEPVAATMKPLLTLIIPQNMILYAVMFIVLAPLALYRGPLNLWGLGSGIIGVLAAIGINPALITTTAVSALRVQAPADPTNTHNAWTADEMDINVNEITKSILPFAWATAAVGVIVSVYLFGL; from the coding sequence ATGGAACTCATCGGGGCAATCGGAATTCTCGTCGTGTTCGCTGTGTTCGGAATTCTGATGATGACGGAACTCATGCCTACTTTCGTGGCACTGGCCGCAATGGCGCTCGGTATCGCGGCCGTCGGTGGGCTTGGACTGAATGGAATAACGAATACGGTCATCGTAAGCGGTTCGACGAGGCTGGCATCGGCGTTCGTCGCCGTGTTCTTCGGTGCCGCACTCGGGGCGATGATCGAGCAGACCGGTATCGCCGAGGAGATAGTGAAGTCGGCCGCGGAACTCGGCGGCGATAACGCGATCGTCGTCTCGATTCTGCTCTATCTGGCCGTCGCGGTCATCGCGACCAGCATTTCGGGACTGGGCGCGTTCATCATGATCGCGACCATCGTCTTCCCGATAATGGTCAGTATCGGCTTTCAACGGAAAATCGCGGCCGGAATCGTCCTCCTCGCGTACGGGAACGGCGTCATGTTCAATCCCGCCAACTGGGTGTTTTACGCCGACGTGACCGGAATCGAACTGCAACGGGTGTTGTCTTGGGCGATTCCGACCGGAATCGCGGCGCTGATCGCGGGACTGGCGTACATCGGATTTCAGACCCACCGGGGCAACATTCAGGCGACGTGGGCGACGAGCGCCGACGATGCGTCCGTCACGTCGGACGAAATCGAACAACAGTTCGAGTCCGTAGTGCCGACGTACGCACTGCTCGCGCCGATATTGCCGGTGCTGTTGGTAATCGTCGGCAGTCCAGTTCTCCCCGCCTTCGTCATCGGAATCCTGTACGCGGCGGTGGCGAGCAAACCCGGACTGGCCGGGTTCAAGAACCTGAAAGGGACCCTCAATCAGGTCACGTACGCGTTTCACGAGGGGATTTCGGACGCTGCACCCGCCATCGCGCTGATGGTGGCAATCGGGTGGCTTCTCCAAGCGGTCTTCGCGGAGCCGGTTGCGGCGACGATGAAACCGTTGTTGACCCTCATCATCCCACAGAACATGATACTCTACGCGGTGATGTTCATCGTTCTAGCCCCGCTGGCGCTGTATCGCGGACCGCTGAACTTGTGGGGGCTTGGAAGCGGAATTATCGGCGTGCTCGCCGCCATCGGAATCAACCCGGCGCTCATCACGACGACGGCCGTAAGCGCGCTCCGCGTGCAGGCACCGGCCGATCCGACGAACACGCACAACGCGTGGACGGCCGACGAGATGGATATCAACGTCAACGAGATAACGAAAAGCATCCTCCCGTTCGCGTGGGCGACGGCGGCAGTAGGAGTTATCGTCTCGGTCTACCTCTTTGGACTCTAA
- a CDS encoding OFA family MFS transporter, with product MISETEGSDVSTRARDILGFSRWWQIVAGVVMMGLVSPYQYMWSSVQGPLARDLGVPLSALGAVFSLYVFFQAGSQFPAGWWRDNHGPRPMAVLAGVLAGSGYVGLTFATELWQVYLLYSLGAIGTGMVYTVAINTALKWFPDRRGITTGAGSMAFTAGSALFVPYIRFQSASGAFLPGLRTIGLLVGIGVIACALVLRDPPKDWLDDGSRDDDEAGEVDIGTGEANDETGENEDADNDGGEDEAHRDFVDDARDEGSETASEWTGIGTGRQYTWREVVRTWQFWTMYALFVGISGAGLMLTANLIPFADQFGFAALLVTLTATILPVADAIGELVVGGISDRVSRERLMTVTFSLCGIGLLSLVGTGAVGSSLGFLLALVVAAGLEGSQYTLFPSLVADYYGERHSSANYAVLYSAKILGGVFGGVVSGWLAGVAGWTPVFLVGGGLAIAAGVGAFALRPPDDERPR from the coding sequence ATGATATCTGAAACGGAGGGAAGCGACGTTTCGACGCGAGCGCGGGACATACTGGGGTTTTCGCGGTGGTGGCAGATCGTAGCTGGCGTCGTCATGATGGGGTTGGTCAGCCCGTACCAGTACATGTGGTCGTCGGTGCAGGGACCGCTGGCGCGGGACCTCGGGGTTCCGCTGTCCGCGCTCGGAGCGGTGTTCAGCCTGTACGTGTTCTTTCAGGCAGGGTCACAGTTCCCCGCAGGGTGGTGGCGGGACAATCACGGACCACGACCGATGGCCGTTCTGGCGGGCGTGCTCGCCGGGAGCGGGTACGTCGGACTGACGTTCGCCACCGAACTGTGGCAGGTGTATCTGCTCTACTCGTTGGGGGCCATCGGAACCGGAATGGTGTACACGGTCGCCATCAACACCGCCCTCAAGTGGTTTCCGGACCGTCGCGGGATCACCACCGGTGCGGGTTCGATGGCGTTCACCGCGGGGAGCGCGCTGTTCGTCCCCTACATTCGGTTCCAATCGGCTTCCGGTGCGTTTCTGCCGGGGCTTCGAACCATCGGCCTGCTCGTCGGCATCGGCGTCATCGCGTGTGCGCTCGTCCTTCGTGATCCCCCGAAGGATTGGCTGGACGACGGCAGTAGAGATGATGACGAGGCGGGTGAGGTCGATATTGGGACTGGTGAGGCCAATGATGAGACTGGTGAAAACGAGGACGCTGACAACGACGGCGGTGAGGATGAAGCTCACAGGGATTTCGTCGATGACGCCCGCGACGAGGGATCGGAAACGGCGAGCGAGTGGACCGGAATCGGAACGGGTCGCCAGTACACGTGGCGCGAAGTCGTCCGGACGTGGCAGTTCTGGACGATGTATGCCCTATTCGTCGGGATTTCCGGGGCGGGGCTGATGCTCACGGCGAACCTCATTCCGTTCGCGGACCAGTTCGGGTTCGCCGCGCTGCTGGTGACGCTGACGGCGACCATCCTCCCCGTCGCGGACGCCATCGGCGAACTCGTCGTCGGCGGGATTTCGGACCGTGTCAGTCGTGAGCGATTGATGACGGTGACGTTCTCGCTCTGCGGAATCGGACTCCTGTCGCTCGTCGGCACGGGAGCGGTCGGGTCGTCGCTCGGATTCCTCCTCGCCCTCGTCGTGGCGGCCGGTTTGGAGGGATCACAGTACACGCTGTTTCCGAGCCTCGTCGCCGACTACTACGGGGAACGTCACTCCTCGGCGAACTACGCCGTCCTCTATTCGGCGAAGATACTGGGTGGCGTCTTCGGCGGGGTCGTCTCCGGATGGCTCGCCGGGGTCGCGGGGTGGACGCCGGTATTCCTCGTCGGCGGCGGTCTCGCCATCGCCGCCGGGGTCGGTGCGTTCGCGCTTCGCCCGCCGGACGACGAACGGCCTCGTTAA
- a CDS encoding thioesterase family protein, which yields MTPRTYTHDIEVQFRDLDTRSHVNHVVYASYFERGKERLFEEVLDTSLSSAPTVVRSLDVEYVAPIEPDATVTAALGPVETGETSLTIEYELVTEDDTVATGRTVSVYLDDDGQPTPLPDAWRDALAPYCADEAD from the coding sequence ATGACACCACGGACGTACACCCACGACATCGAGGTTCAGTTTCGTGACCTCGATACCCGCTCGCACGTCAATCACGTCGTTTACGCCAGCTACTTCGAACGCGGGAAAGAACGGCTGTTCGAGGAGGTGCTCGATACCTCGCTCTCGTCCGCACCGACCGTGGTGCGGTCGCTGGACGTCGAGTACGTGGCCCCCATCGAACCGGACGCCACCGTCACCGCGGCGCTCGGTCCGGTCGAAACCGGCGAGACCAGCCTCACCATCGAATACGAACTCGTGACCGAGGACGACACCGTCGCCACCGGCCGAACGGTCTCCGTCTACCTCGACGACGACGGCCAGCCAACCCCGCTTCCCGACGCCTGGCGGGACGCGCTCGCACCGTATTGCGCGGACGAAGCGGATTAA
- a CDS encoding hydantoinase/oxoprolinase family protein — translation MEGRRNRGAHDVPRTLDIRTEGIAGGSMIRLDGDEIAEVGPRSAHIADLPYAVYADREEIRSPSLVKVRPKPEDPEYVAVETEDGSRYALTPSGAANLLGYVGEDAYAAGNPESARRAFEPLAEELGVDVETAAEMVLDASIGKILPVIEDIVEEYDLDTNLLELVGGGGGSAALVPYLSGTTDYEARLARNHETISTIGVGLAMVRDVIERNVMDPGEDEIQQLRREAIDSVVGMGANQETVEAKVEFDGSRNLLRAEAEGSTELQTRDLSQGAVDESELRETAASSLDADAVTIDRVASTDGLSVFQAEETSSKFFGLVTNSTNRTAVVDESGVIKLKLNDASVYKATGEILDRVVGKVLDEESVFSNASAKLPNLYVCHGHQLLDVSGVSSREQIHSLVDVEFGELPDSEQLVIIAEKP, via the coding sequence GTGGAAGGCCGCCGAAATCGGGGGGCACACGACGTTCCTCGAACGCTCGACATCCGGACCGAGGGAATCGCCGGCGGGTCGATGATCCGTCTCGACGGCGACGAAATCGCCGAAGTCGGTCCTCGAAGCGCCCACATCGCGGACCTCCCGTACGCGGTGTACGCCGACCGCGAGGAAATCCGCTCACCGTCGCTCGTGAAGGTCCGCCCGAAACCGGAGGACCCCGAGTACGTCGCGGTCGAAACCGAGGACGGAAGCCGGTACGCGCTCACGCCGAGCGGCGCGGCGAACCTGCTGGGGTACGTGGGTGAGGACGCGTACGCGGCGGGGAACCCGGAGTCGGCGCGGCGCGCGTTCGAACCGCTCGCCGAGGAACTGGGCGTCGATGTCGAGACGGCCGCCGAAATGGTTCTCGATGCGAGCATCGGCAAGATACTCCCCGTCATCGAGGACATCGTGGAGGAGTACGACCTCGACACGAACCTCCTCGAATTGGTCGGCGGCGGTGGTGGCAGCGCGGCGCTGGTCCCGTACCTGTCCGGGACGACCGACTACGAGGCCCGACTCGCGCGCAATCACGAGACCATCAGCACCATCGGCGTCGGGCTGGCGATGGTCCGTGACGTCATCGAACGGAACGTCATGGACCCCGGCGAGGACGAAATCCAACAGCTCCGACGGGAGGCAATCGACTCCGTGGTCGGCATGGGCGCGAATCAGGAGACCGTCGAGGCGAAAGTGGAGTTCGATGGCTCGCGCAACCTGCTCCGCGCGGAAGCCGAAGGTTCGACCGAACTCCAAACCCGCGACCTCTCACAGGGCGCGGTCGACGAGAGCGAACTCAGGGAGACGGCCGCGTCGAGCCTCGACGCCGATGCGGTAACCATCGATCGAGTCGCTTCGACCGACGGACTGTCCGTCTTCCAGGCCGAGGAGACGAGTTCGAAGTTCTTCGGTCTCGTGACGAACAGCACGAATCGAACCGCCGTAGTCGACGAAAGCGGCGTCATCAAGCTCAAGTTGAACGACGCCAGCGTCTACAAAGCGACCGGGGAAATCCTCGACCGGGTCGTGGGCAAGGTGCTGGACGAAGAATCCGTGTTCAGCAACGCCTCGGCAAAACTCCCCAACCTCTACGTCTGTCACGGTCACCAACTACTGGACGTCAGCGGAGTGTCCTCGCGGGAACAGATACACTCGCTGGTCGATGTCGAGTTCGGCGAACTCCCCGACTCCGAGCAACTCGTCATCATCGCGGAGAAACCATGA